A region of Treponema sp. J25 DNA encodes the following proteins:
- a CDS encoding flagellar hook-associated protein 3 codes for MRRISTDMPNNDMQFYLRRHEQDLSTLQTKMATQKRIKELREDPLAASHAVRYESYLTRLKRFEQNSLASVDHYKVVDGHLRQAVDVLQRIRELAVQGAHGVYTQGDLKNIAVEVNELLKELVQVSNALGPDGKRLFAGDKAFTEPFRIVEGTAPGGGESMIVRVEYQGAGSNRRAEIAENTTINLDIGGGEAFWAERMQIFSSFDATGYRAQAAGAFYVDGYRVEVQPGDTVHAIVAKINESPAPVKAYVDPVTRGLALEGTNPHLIRLEDEQGSRILKDLGILRDTADPGAPNWHPAARVSGGSVFDMVIRLRDALLQGNTDMVGSQGIGGIDLALDNLESRLAELGSRQERSEVTWKRLNEEIPDVTANLARVSSLDFAQAATELSMLDFVHKATLQTAAKITPPTLLDYLR; via the coding sequence ATGAGACGCATTAGCACCGATATGCCCAACAACGATATGCAATTCTATCTTCGGCGGCACGAACAGGATCTTTCTACCTTGCAGACAAAGATGGCCACCCAGAAACGGATTAAGGAACTCCGGGAAGATCCCCTTGCGGCAAGCCATGCGGTCCGCTATGAATCGTACCTTACCCGCCTTAAGCGGTTTGAGCAAAATTCTCTTGCGTCGGTCGATCACTACAAGGTAGTAGATGGGCACCTTCGCCAGGCCGTGGATGTGCTCCAACGGATCAGGGAATTAGCGGTCCAGGGTGCCCATGGGGTGTACACTCAGGGGGATCTTAAAAACATAGCGGTGGAGGTAAATGAATTATTAAAGGAACTCGTGCAGGTGTCGAACGCCCTTGGACCGGATGGAAAACGGCTTTTTGCGGGGGATAAGGCCTTTACCGAGCCCTTCCGCATTGTGGAAGGGACTGCCCCCGGCGGAGGCGAGTCAATGATTGTTAGGGTAGAATATCAGGGGGCGGGGAGTAATCGGCGGGCGGAAATTGCGGAGAACACCACCATCAATCTTGATATTGGAGGGGGAGAAGCCTTCTGGGCTGAACGGATGCAAATTTTTTCTTCGTTCGATGCTACAGGATATCGGGCTCAGGCGGCGGGGGCCTTTTATGTGGATGGGTACCGGGTAGAAGTACAGCCCGGAGACACGGTTCATGCCATTGTGGCAAAGATCAACGAGTCCCCGGCGCCGGTAAAGGCCTACGTGGACCCGGTAACCCGGGGGCTTGCCCTTGAAGGAACTAATCCCCACCTCATTAGGCTGGAAGATGAGCAGGGATCCCGGATATTAAAAGATCTGGGCATTCTCCGGGATACGGCCGATCCGGGGGCTCCCAACTGGCATCCGGCCGCCCGGGTTTCGGGTGGTTCGGTGTTTGATATGGTGATCCGTTTGCGGGATGCCCTTCTTCAGGGAAATACCGATATGGTTGGAAGCCAGGGTATTGGGGGGATTGATCTGGCGCTGGATAATCTGGAAAGCCGCCTGGCGGAACTCGGCAGTCGTCAGGAACGGTCGGAGGTTACCTGGAAGCGCCTGAATGAGGAGATCCCCGATGTGACCGCTAACCTTGCCCGGGTTTCCTCCCTGGACTTTGCTCAGGCTGCGACGGAACTCAGCATGCTCGATTTTGTGCATAAGGCCACGTTGCAGACCGCCGCTAAGATTACACCCCCCACCTTGCTTGATTACTTACGATAG
- the fliW gene encoding flagellar assembly protein FliW, whose translation MKVATKAYGLIDVDERQRITFPDGLYGFEGLKEYVLLDAQQQPFYWLQSLDSEQVAFILIDPFLFRPDYELDVSDEELLAIGLARPQDALVFAIITIPPTGAPMTANLQGPLVINRENHLGKQVVLTDPRWKTKHDILAELEMTRKAPC comes from the coding sequence ATGAAAGTAGCAACAAAGGCCTATGGCCTGATTGATGTGGATGAACGACAGCGGATTACCTTCCCCGATGGCTTGTATGGGTTTGAAGGACTCAAGGAATACGTGCTCCTGGATGCGCAGCAGCAACCTTTTTACTGGCTCCAGTCCCTGGATAGTGAACAGGTGGCCTTTATTTTGATAGATCCCTTCTTGTTTCGGCCCGATTATGAACTGGATGTTTCCGATGAGGAACTCCTTGCCATTGGCCTTGCAAGACCCCAGGATGCCCTCGTCTTTGCTATCATCACCATCCCACCGACGGGCGCTCCTATGACGGCTAATCTGCAGGGACCCCTCGTAATAAACCGGGAGAATCATCTGGGAAAGCAGGTGGTGCTGACGGATCCTCGCTGGAAGACCAAGCACGATATTCTGGCAGAACTTGAGATGACGAGGAAGGCCCCATGCTGA
- the csrA gene encoding carbon storage regulator CsrA: MLILSRKVNEKIMIGTDISISVIEIRGDQVKLGVEAPAAVKVYRQEVFDAIMRENRAAAESAPALPNLPLTKPEDPRGDKNHS; this comes from the coding sequence ATGCTGATTCTTTCACGAAAGGTTAACGAGAAAATCATGATCGGCACCGATATCTCTATTTCGGTGATCGAAATCCGGGGCGATCAGGTAAAACTGGGGGTGGAAGCCCCTGCTGCTGTCAAGGTGTATCGGCAGGAAGTGTTCGATGCGATCATGAGAGAAAACCGGGCGGCCGCCGAATCGGCTCCGGCCCTCCCCAATCTTCCCCTTACGAAGCCGGAAGATCCCAGGGGGGACAAAAACCATTCTTAA
- a CDS encoding HD domain-containing phosphohydrolase, with translation MKDLSEEAEEMLEPVEETAFLEEEESPSPGIPAEGNIPLCMRSFINSMFPVLLVDKELRILFTNRACANLFTNYCTLVGNYFTDIFGKALGIEAMKEMLLHIRTGKQGYSWKGFVKTKRRDAGSLETKLYLFPALLNKEEPEQFIILFDDVTEENKKILQSIYASLLEASKLKDNDTGKHIMRVNYYSSRLARELYNKPGYEEVDRDFIEDIGFLASMHDVGKIGTPDDILNKEGPLEEWEWTIMKEHTKNGAFILSTYPNPMARDIALNHHERWDGTGYPFQLEGTMIPLAARIVTIADVYDALRMKRTYKPAYDHLTAVRKMAEWRGKHFDPHLFDVFYAIHEEFNRIFEENKDPPL, from the coding sequence ATGAAGGACCTATCGGAAGAAGCGGAGGAGATGCTTGAACCCGTAGAAGAAACAGCATTCCTTGAAGAAGAAGAGAGCCCGTCCCCGGGTATACCCGCCGAAGGAAACATCCCCCTCTGTATGCGGTCCTTTATCAATAGCATGTTTCCCGTGCTCCTCGTAGATAAGGAACTCCGCATCCTCTTTACCAATCGGGCCTGTGCAAACCTTTTTACCAACTATTGTACCCTCGTAGGAAATTATTTTACTGATATTTTCGGGAAAGCCCTTGGTATAGAAGCAATGAAAGAGATGCTTCTCCATATAAGAACGGGCAAACAGGGCTATTCTTGGAAGGGTTTTGTTAAAACCAAACGGCGGGACGCGGGATCTTTGGAGACAAAACTGTACCTGTTCCCTGCCCTTTTAAATAAAGAAGAACCCGAACAGTTTATCATCCTCTTTGACGATGTAACCGAAGAAAACAAGAAAATTCTGCAGAGTATTTACGCAAGTCTTCTTGAAGCTTCTAAATTAAAAGACAATGACACCGGCAAGCACATCATGCGGGTAAATTACTATTCAAGCCGTCTTGCCCGGGAACTCTATAATAAACCAGGCTATGAAGAGGTAGATCGGGATTTTATCGAAGATATTGGGTTTTTAGCCTCCATGCACGATGTAGGGAAAATCGGTACCCCCGACGATATTTTGAACAAAGAAGGGCCCCTGGAAGAATGGGAGTGGACCATCATGAAGGAACACACAAAGAACGGCGCCTTTATTCTATCCACCTACCCCAATCCCATGGCCCGGGACATTGCCCTGAATCACCATGAACGCTGGGATGGGACGGGGTACCCCTTCCAGTTGGAAGGGACCATGATTCCCCTCGCGGCCCGTATTGTGACCATCGCAGATGTGTATGACGCCCTCCGCATGAAACGGACCTACAAACCGGCCTATGATCACCTTACGGCGGTAAGAAAAATGGCTGAATGGCGGGGCAAACACTTTGATCCCCATCTTTTTGACGTGTTTTATGCAATCCACGAAGAGTTTAATCGTATCTTTGAAGAAAACAAGGATCCACCGCTTTAA
- the tsaB gene encoding tRNA (adenosine(37)-N6)-threonylcarbamoyltransferase complex dimerization subunit type 1 TsaB, with product MNILALDTATDILSMALQTAKGIWYTEIDGGLHHSERLIPLVDALLAQAQCPREDLELLCCMEGPGSFTGLRIGFATVKGFALALGIPYIAIPTLDCYGWAHRHWPGTVVPLIDAKKHSVFTALYQGGTPISAYLDIEISHLAELLRGTPQPYLFTGPDAPRFYEGEANIIGGTNCYLDPGARKGKARELLEIAQKRYTLNPRGDDPQKGPRYLRKSDAELAKEGNHEGPIGRSGGDA from the coding sequence ATGAACATACTGGCGTTGGACACGGCGACAGATATTTTATCGATGGCACTTCAAACAGCAAAAGGTATCTGGTATACCGAAATTGATGGGGGGCTCCACCATTCGGAGCGTCTTATTCCCCTCGTCGATGCCCTGCTGGCCCAGGCCCAGTGCCCCCGGGAAGATTTAGAACTCCTTTGCTGCATGGAGGGCCCCGGCTCTTTTACCGGGCTCAGAATCGGTTTTGCCACTGTAAAAGGTTTTGCACTGGCATTGGGGATTCCCTACATAGCTATTCCTACCTTGGACTGTTATGGATGGGCCCATCGACACTGGCCAGGAACGGTGGTGCCCCTGATAGACGCCAAAAAGCACTCGGTTTTTACCGCCCTGTATCAAGGGGGAACCCCCATCAGTGCCTACCTGGACATAGAGATATCCCATCTTGCAGAACTCCTTAGGGGTACACCACAGCCCTATCTTTTTACCGGCCCTGATGCCCCCCGTTTTTATGAAGGAGAAGCAAACATAATAGGGGGCACAAATTGTTATCTTGACCCAGGGGCCCGAAAAGGAAAGGCCCGGGAACTACTGGAAATTGCTCAAAAGCGCTATACACTTAATCCTAGAGGGGATGATCCCCAGAAGGGCCCCCGGTACTTAAGAAAAAGTGATGCGGAACTGGCAAAGGAAGGAAACCATGAAGGACCTATCGGAAGAAGCGGAGGAGATGCTTGA
- the tsaE gene encoding tRNA (adenosine(37)-N6)-threonylcarbamoyltransferase complex ATPase subunit type 1 TsaE yields the protein MHTPEEMTQWGRWIGERLTQGEVLALYGGLGVGKTTLVRGIAEALHVQEPVTSPTYTIINEYEGDMPIYHIDAYRLRGSDDAFSIGIEDYLYGNGICIIEWAERIQEVLPAEAISVDISIIGETDRLLTLTHPRFMV from the coding sequence GTGCACACCCCTGAAGAGATGACCCAATGGGGAAGGTGGATAGGTGAACGCCTTACACAGGGGGAGGTGCTTGCACTATACGGAGGCCTCGGAGTAGGCAAGACCACCCTTGTGCGGGGAATTGCGGAGGCCCTGCATGTGCAGGAACCCGTGACGAGTCCCACCTACACCATCATAAATGAATATGAAGGGGATATGCCCATCTACCATATTGATGCGTATCGTCTTCGCGGCAGTGATGATGCGTTTTCTATAGGAATAGAAGACTACCTGTACGGGAACGGGATCTGTATTATTGAGTGGGCCGAGCGGATCCAGGAAGTACTGCCAGCAGAAGCAATCTCGGTGGATATTAGCATTATAGGAGAAACGGACCGGCTACTCACCCTTACCCATCCTCGTTTTATGGTGTAA
- a CDS encoding PilZ domain-containing protein produces the protein MLLQSVYFRESDPRSAIIFLAVVGVLIIILVIYNIWKNGISTGTGKGGGTLAPRRFSRWALHRAAAAYGLDREEEALLEWIFRRASITDPVTTLGNTTILDRLFKKAYRDIEKTAETEEMASYQKALLFAIRNRVEAARGERLVISSTRKLSDNMAATIVSPRGESYPVRIITARGDYLLVENPRSAVGTPIKFPRGSKVTLSFYARSSQGYRFESRVIDTVDTPRGKGLQLAHSDHVEALPNRRYKRKDVYISCFFSLVRVEERKVGRKIEKKTIVDDRRSLGTIINVSAGGCAIKSVAALPAGAYLKIEFEDPQAKTLAALGRIVRTNKTMSMGGVMHIQFVKIPRKTLNTINAMVFEYDQD, from the coding sequence ATGCTTCTTCAATCGGTGTACTTTAGAGAATCCGATCCCCGCAGTGCCATCATCTTTTTAGCCGTTGTAGGAGTGCTCATTATTATTTTGGTGATATATAATATCTGGAAAAATGGAATTTCTACCGGCACAGGGAAAGGTGGTGGTACTCTTGCCCCCCGCCGCTTTAGCCGCTGGGCCCTCCATCGGGCTGCAGCCGCCTATGGATTAGATAGAGAAGAAGAGGCCCTCCTGGAATGGATTTTCAGGCGAGCCTCCATAACAGACCCCGTAACAACTCTAGGGAACACTACTATTCTTGATCGGCTTTTTAAGAAGGCCTACCGGGACATCGAAAAAACCGCCGAAACAGAGGAGATGGCATCATATCAAAAGGCCCTCCTCTTTGCCATCCGAAACAGGGTAGAAGCTGCCCGGGGAGAACGGCTTGTTATTTCGAGCACCCGGAAACTCTCTGATAATATGGCGGCTACCATTGTCTCTCCCCGGGGAGAAAGTTACCCCGTGAGGATTATTACCGCCCGAGGAGACTACCTCCTTGTAGAAAACCCCCGGAGTGCGGTAGGAACACCAATTAAATTCCCCCGGGGAAGCAAGGTAACCCTTTCCTTCTACGCCCGTTCGAGCCAGGGGTATCGTTTCGAAAGCCGGGTTATCGATACGGTTGACACCCCCCGCGGTAAAGGGCTCCAACTTGCCCATTCAGACCACGTAGAAGCCCTGCCCAATCGTCGTTACAAACGAAAGGATGTGTATATTTCCTGCTTCTTTTCTCTTGTTCGGGTGGAAGAACGGAAGGTAGGAAGAAAAATAGAAAAGAAAACCATCGTGGATGATCGTCGTTCCCTGGGAACCATCATCAATGTTTCTGCGGGGGGCTGTGCCATAAAAAGTGTCGCGGCCCTTCCCGCCGGCGCGTACCTTAAAATAGAATTTGAAGACCCCCAGGCAAAAACCCTGGCGGCCCTAGGAAGAATTGTACGAACCAACAAGACCATGAGCATGGGAGGGGTAATGCATATTCAGTTTGTCAAAATTCCCCGAAAAACCCTTAATACCATCAATGCCATGGTGTTTGAGTACGACCAGGATTGA
- the fliD gene encoding flagellar filament capping protein FliD encodes MSDIYIPGVKSQFDTEKIIEDLMKIERAPKVRAEKAIEDYKTQKTIWQDVGRRISTVRESARTLYSFQNPFSERVANSQDPAVITATARREASEQTRTFTVKQLAAADRFLSNPLPENYRIPEGTYTFTIGEETFSFTFRGGSLKEFAEAITKRGKDRLRADVVTVEPGTRSLLIESKVTGSTNRLSFKDDSEKLALATGMVERIDSASRTIVETPQLFSAGTSKVFTLSPPIQPTQKLVLAYETATTLKEDKDSTVQEAPSGPQFPGAGSITYGGITIENDPSTVDLPPWTPPPVPPRVDDLSVVTLVFSDGTKKTLPPIRDSTDFVGQEIPLTDFSEGKAISAVEIQNKNTHRDVSIRNLRIFNPEAREGLRPKNAISTAQDAILAMDGIEVRRPKNDVDDLIPGVTVTLTGVSDKPVKLTIEPDRKTAKEAIITLVGNYNRLMAELNVLARTDDKIVQELTYLSKDEQEEMQKKLGTLQGDSTINTLRSSLQRLISSSYPTSLERELALLAQIGISTDARKAGSSQGYDPARLRGYLEIDEKTLDEALAKRLPAVKELFGNDTDGDLVIDSGFAYQLNALLQPYVQTGGIIALKTSGLDTRISEEQKRIEALDKQLAAKEASLRRQYGQMEGALQQMQKTSNSLEQLNNQSNR; translated from the coding sequence ATGTCGGATATATATATTCCTGGAGTAAAGAGCCAGTTCGATACGGAGAAGATCATCGAAGATCTCATGAAGATCGAACGGGCTCCCAAGGTTCGGGCCGAAAAGGCAATAGAAGACTACAAAACTCAGAAAACCATATGGCAGGATGTGGGTCGGCGTATTTCGACAGTACGAGAATCGGCCCGCACCCTCTATTCTTTTCAGAATCCCTTCTCAGAACGGGTTGCTAATTCCCAGGATCCGGCGGTTATCACTGCGACAGCCCGCCGGGAAGCGTCAGAACAGACCCGTACGTTTACGGTAAAGCAGCTTGCCGCGGCGGATCGTTTTCTATCAAATCCTCTCCCGGAAAACTATCGGATCCCGGAAGGAACCTATACGTTTACCATAGGAGAAGAAACCTTTAGTTTTACTTTTAGGGGGGGGAGTTTAAAGGAATTTGCCGAGGCGATCACCAAGCGAGGGAAAGATCGTCTCCGAGCCGATGTGGTTACCGTAGAACCGGGTACCCGATCCCTGCTTATCGAATCAAAAGTGACGGGATCCACCAATCGGCTCTCTTTTAAAGATGACAGTGAAAAACTAGCCCTTGCCACAGGAATGGTCGAACGAATCGATTCGGCAAGTCGAACTATCGTTGAAACTCCGCAGCTTTTTTCAGCAGGGACAAGTAAAGTGTTTACCCTGTCGCCGCCCATTCAACCGACCCAGAAGCTTGTGTTGGCCTATGAAACTGCTACCACTTTAAAAGAGGACAAGGATTCGACCGTTCAAGAAGCTCCTTCAGGGCCCCAGTTCCCCGGCGCGGGGAGTATCACCTATGGGGGCATTACCATTGAAAACGACCCTTCCACGGTGGACCTTCCTCCGTGGACGCCCCCACCGGTTCCTCCGCGGGTCGATGATCTTTCAGTAGTGACCCTTGTTTTTTCCGATGGGACAAAAAAAACCCTTCCTCCTATTCGAGACTCCACCGATTTTGTAGGCCAGGAAATTCCCCTTACGGACTTTAGCGAAGGGAAAGCCATCAGTGCAGTGGAAATCCAGAATAAAAACACCCATCGGGATGTTTCAATAAGAAATTTGCGGATCTTTAATCCCGAAGCCCGGGAAGGACTCCGTCCTAAAAACGCCATCTCTACTGCCCAGGATGCGATTCTTGCCATGGACGGCATCGAAGTACGGCGTCCCAAAAATGACGTAGACGATCTTATCCCGGGGGTTACCGTTACCCTCACGGGAGTCTCCGATAAACCGGTAAAACTCACTATTGAACCGGATAGAAAAACTGCGAAAGAGGCGATTATTACCCTGGTTGGGAACTACAACCGGCTTATGGCAGAACTGAATGTCCTTGCCCGCACGGATGATAAGATTGTCCAGGAACTCACCTATCTTTCAAAGGACGAGCAAGAGGAGATGCAGAAGAAATTGGGGACCCTCCAGGGAGACTCTACCATCAACACCCTCCGTTCGTCCCTTCAGCGGCTCATTAGTTCGAGTTACCCCACGTCCCTTGAGCGGGAACTGGCCCTACTGGCCCAAATCGGTATCAGCACCGACGCTCGAAAGGCCGGTAGTAGCCAGGGTTACGACCCTGCCCGATTGCGGGGGTACCTGGAAATCGACGAAAAGACCCTGGATGAGGCCCTGGCAAAACGGCTCCCCGCCGTAAAAGAACTCTTTGGCAATGATACCGATGGGGACCTGGTAATCGATTCGGGATTTGCCTATCAACTCAATGCGCTCCTCCAGCCGTATGTCCAGACCGGCGGTATTATCGCCCTTAAAACCTCAGGCCTTGACACTCGTATCAGCGAAGAACAAAAACGCATAGAAGCCCTGGATAAACAACTAGCCGCAAAAGAAGCAAGTCTTCGTCGCCAGTATGGTCAAATGGAAGGGGCTCTTCAGCAAATGCAAAAAACCTCCAATTCTCTTGAGCAACTTAATAATCAATCCAACAGATAA
- a CDS encoding flagellar protein FlaG: MGIPITPVGYGYPLAGLPQERGSFIGAHHATGTEGQETVPPSTTALLGSTGTTKRIEETAQELEKISLAFNKKLRFVIDHKTEEVIVKVIDAQTDKVIKELPPEELQRLHQRIKETLGILFDQTV; the protein is encoded by the coding sequence ATGGGTATACCAATTACCCCAGTGGGATATGGATATCCCCTGGCAGGTCTCCCGCAAGAACGAGGGTCCTTTATAGGGGCCCACCATGCAACCGGGACGGAAGGACAGGAAACCGTTCCACCGAGTACCACAGCCTTGCTGGGGAGCACGGGAACAACAAAAAGAATAGAAGAAACAGCCCAGGAACTTGAAAAAATTAGTCTGGCTTTTAACAAGAAGCTCCGTTTTGTCATCGACCATAAAACCGAGGAAGTGATTGTAAAGGTTATTGATGCGCAAACCGATAAGGTGATTAAGGAGCTTCCGCCCGAGGAACTACAGCGGCTACATCAACGGATCAAGGAAACCCTAGGAATTTTGTTTGATCAAACCGTGTAA
- a CDS encoding flagellin, translating into MIINHNISAMYANRQLGVTQSEVAKSIEKLSSGQRINRAGDDASGLAVSEKMRSQIRGLNQAERNIQNGVSFIQTTEGYLQETQDILHRLRELAVQSANGIYTDEDRMQIQVEVSQLVDEVNRIASHAQFNGMNMLTGAFARNSATNRIMQFQVGANMDQNERVYIGTMTAQALGLQNAQGAEGIISIATPESANQAIGIVDNALKQVSKQRADLGAYQNRFEMAAKGVAIAAENMQASESRIRDADMASEMVTYTKNQILSQAGTAMLAQANMRTQSVLQLLG; encoded by the coding sequence ATGATCATTAATCACAACATCAGTGCCATGTATGCCAACCGCCAGCTGGGCGTAACGCAGAGCGAAGTAGCCAAAAGCATCGAAAAGCTCAGTTCCGGCCAGCGGATTAATCGGGCGGGGGACGATGCATCGGGCCTCGCAGTATCTGAAAAGATGCGGAGCCAGATCCGGGGCCTTAACCAGGCAGAACGGAACATTCAGAATGGCGTTTCCTTTATCCAGACCACTGAAGGCTACCTGCAGGAAACCCAGGATATCCTCCATCGGCTGCGGGAATTGGCCGTCCAATCAGCCAACGGTATCTACACTGACGAAGACCGCATGCAGATCCAGGTGGAAGTGTCCCAGCTCGTGGATGAAGTAAACCGCATCGCCAGCCATGCCCAATTCAACGGAATGAACATGCTCACCGGAGCCTTTGCTCGCAACTCTGCGACCAACCGGATCATGCAGTTCCAGGTTGGGGCCAACATGGATCAGAATGAGCGGGTCTACATTGGTACCATGACCGCCCAGGCTCTGGGACTCCAGAATGCGCAAGGGGCAGAAGGGATTATCTCTATCGCTACCCCCGAAAGCGCTAACCAGGCCATCGGTATTGTGGATAACGCCCTGAAGCAGGTTTCCAAACAACGGGCCGACCTTGGTGCGTATCAGAACCGCTTTGAGATGGCCGCCAAAGGGGTCGCCATTGCGGCAGAAAACATGCAGGCCTCCGAATCTCGTATCCGGGATGCAGACATGGCCAGTGAGATGGTCACCTATACGAAGAACCAGATCCTGTCCCAGGCCGGAACTGCTATGCTGGCCCAGGCTAACATGAGGACCCAGTCGGTCCTGCAGCTCCTCGGCTAA
- a CDS encoding flagellin yields MIINHNLSAMYADRSLRVTQTAIAKDMEKLSSGLRINRAGDDASGLAVSEKMRSQIRGLNQASTNALNGISFIQTSEGYLQETQDIIQRLRELAVQAANGIYTDEDRMQIQVEVSQLVDEIDRIASHAQFNGMNMLTGRFARPTGENLVTASMWFHIGANMDQRERVYIGTMTAAGLGVRNAADGTIISLQTPDGANRSIGTLDEALKKVNKQRADLGAYQNRLEHAIRGIDIGAENLQAAESRIRDTDMANQMVSYTKNQILSQAGTAMLAQANQRTQSVLQLLQ; encoded by the coding sequence ATGATCATCAACCACAATCTGAGCGCCATGTATGCGGACCGCTCTCTGCGGGTAACCCAGACGGCTATCGCCAAGGACATGGAGAAGCTCTCTTCAGGGCTGCGGATTAACCGGGCCGGTGATGATGCCTCGGGGCTTGCTGTATCTGAAAAGATGCGAAGCCAGATCAGAGGATTGAATCAGGCGTCGACCAATGCCCTGAATGGAATTTCCTTTATCCAGACCAGCGAAGGCTATCTGCAGGAAACTCAGGACATCATCCAGCGGCTCCGGGAACTGGCGGTACAGGCGGCCAACGGGATCTACACCGACGAAGACCGCATGCAGATCCAGGTGGAAGTATCCCAACTCGTGGACGAAATTGACCGGATTGCCAGCCACGCCCAGTTCAACGGAATGAACATGCTCACCGGTCGTTTTGCCCGCCCCACCGGCGAAAACCTGGTTACCGCCTCCATGTGGTTCCACATTGGTGCCAATATGGATCAACGGGAACGGGTGTACATCGGTACCATGACCGCTGCGGGGCTCGGGGTCCGCAATGCCGCTGATGGAACCATCATCAGTCTGCAGACACCTGATGGGGCCAATCGTTCTATCGGTACCCTGGATGAAGCTCTTAAGAAAGTAAACAAACAGCGGGCAGATCTGGGGGCTTACCAGAACCGTCTGGAACACGCCATCCGGGGAATCGATATTGGGGCCGAAAACCTGCAGGCCGCCGAATCTCGTATCCGGGACACCGATATGGCTAACCAGATGGTTTCCTACACGAAAAACCAGATCCTCTCTCAGGCGGGAACCGCCATGCTGGCCCAGGCCAATCAGCGGACCCAATCGGTCTTGCAACTTCTGCAATAG